One Pueribacillus theae genomic region harbors:
- a CDS encoding dihydrodipicolinate synthase family protein gives MGLTIKLPKEDGSTYEYKTSNKSSFQVPSRKLESRIVFSAAHVVCDPFANTDPLTNAQIDWEHTLAYRRYLWSLGLSVAEAMDTAQRGMGLDWKRAKELIQKSIAEAKAVGGKVACGAGTDHLAPNFRITLEQVEAAYEEQCEFVEKHGGQIILMASRALAACAQAPEDYERVYGKILQQVSQPVILHWLGDMFDPALEGYWGTADLDSAMEVCLNVIWNNKDKVDGIKISLLDEKREIEMRRLLPEGVRMYTGDDFNYPSLIKGDKQGYSHALLGIFDAIAPAAAAAIHALDNGDLATYDALLEKTVPLSKHIFQKPTFSYKTGIVFMAYLNGHQPHFRMIGGAEGARSIIHLAELYKLADEAGLISDPELAAERMRLTLALAGIR, from the coding sequence ATGGGGTTAACAATAAAGCTTCCAAAAGAAGACGGCTCAACGTATGAATATAAAACTTCAAATAAAAGCTCGTTTCAAGTGCCAAGCAGAAAGCTTGAAAGTCGAATCGTTTTTTCGGCAGCCCACGTTGTATGTGATCCATTTGCTAATACTGATCCATTAACAAATGCACAAATTGACTGGGAGCATACGCTTGCTTACAGGCGCTATTTATGGTCACTAGGCCTTTCGGTTGCTGAAGCAATGGATACAGCTCAGAGGGGAATGGGGCTAGACTGGAAAAGGGCTAAAGAGCTTATTCAAAAATCAATAGCAGAAGCAAAAGCTGTTGGCGGGAAGGTTGCTTGTGGAGCAGGAACTGATCACCTTGCGCCAAACTTTCGAATAACGCTTGAACAGGTTGAAGCAGCATATGAAGAGCAATGCGAATTTGTTGAAAAGCATGGCGGCCAAATTATTTTAATGGCAAGTAGAGCCCTTGCTGCTTGCGCTCAAGCTCCGGAAGACTATGAGAGGGTTTATGGGAAAATTTTGCAGCAAGTGTCACAGCCGGTCATTTTACACTGGCTTGGCGATATGTTTGATCCGGCCTTGGAAGGCTATTGGGGCACGGCCGACTTGGATAGTGCGATGGAAGTTTGTTTAAATGTCATTTGGAACAATAAAGATAAGGTTGATGGTATCAAAATATCTTTGCTTGATGAGAAGCGTGAGATAGAAATGAGGCGGCTGTTGCCAGAAGGCGTACGCATGTATACCGGAGATGATTTTAATTATCCATCACTTATAAAAGGAGATAAACAAGGCTACAGCCATGCGCTGCTGGGAATATTCGATGCAATTGCTCCTGCAGCGGCGGCGGCGATCCATGCACTTGATAACGGCGATCTTGCCACTTATGATGCATTACTAGAAAAAACAGTTCCGTTATCAAAACATATTTTTCAGAAGCCTACTTTTTCCTATAAAACCGGTATTGTGTTTATGGCGTATTTAAACGGCCACCAACCACATTTTCGTATGATTGGCGGAGCGGAAGGCGCCCGATCAATCATACATTTGGCTGAACTTTACAAGCTTGCAGACGAAGCGGGATTAATATCAGATCCAGAGCTTGCGGCAGAACGTATGCGGCTGACGTTAGCGCTTGCTGGCATTCGCTAG